The proteins below come from a single Cervus canadensis isolate Bull #8, Minnesota chromosome 2, ASM1932006v1, whole genome shotgun sequence genomic window:
- the ZC3H12A gene encoding endoribonuclease ZC3H12A — MSLWELEDRRSCQGTPRLAQEPTAEEATTAELQMKVDFFRKLGYSSAEIHSVLQKLGVQADTNTVLGELVKHGSVAERERQASPDPCPQLPLVPRGGGTPKTSTVETSPPGEDKEGSDLRPVVIDGSNVAMSHGNKEVFSCRGILLAVNWFLERGHTDITVFVPSWRKEQPRADVPITDQHILRDLEKKKILVFTPSRRVGGKRVVCYDDRFIVKLAFESDGIVVSNDTYRDLQGERQEWKRFIEERLLMYSFVNDKFMPPDDPLGRHGPSLDNFLRKKPLTAEHRKQPCPYGRKCTYGIKCRFFHPERPSRPQRSVADELRANALLPPSRATSKDKSGRRPSPSSQPGSLPTEQEQCSPDGKKLGAQASPGAPREGLMQTFTPTGRSLPPGGSGSGSFGPSDWFSQTPDSLPYTSQDCLDSGIGSLESQMSELWGVRGGGPGEPGPPRGPYAGYRTYGAELPATPAFSAFSRALGAGHFSVPADYAPPPAAFPPREYWSEPYQLPPPTPGLQEPRAPGPGADRGPWGGAGRLAKERASVYTKLCGVFPPHLVEAVMARFPQLLDPQQLAAEILSYKSQHLSE; from the exons ATGAGCCTGTGGGAACTTGAAGACCGCCGCAGCTGCCAGGGGACCCCCAGGCTGGCCCAGGAGCCCACGGCCGAGGAGGCAACGACTGCAGAACTGCAGATGAAGGTTGACTTCTTCCGGAAGCTGGGCTACTCATCTGCAGAGATCCATAGTGTCCTGCAGAAGCTGGGCGTCCAGGCAGACACCAACACAGTGCTGGGGGAGCTGGTGAAACATGGGTCAGTGGCCGAGCGGGAGCGCCAGGCATCGCCAGACCCCTGCCCTCAGCTGCCTCTGGTCCCCCGGGGCGGGGGCACACCCAAGACTTCCACCGTGGAGACTTCTCCACCCGGGGAAGACAAGGAGGGCAGTGACCTGAGACCCGTGGTCATCGATGGGAGCAACGTGGCCATGAG CCATGGGAACAAGGAGGTCTTCTCCTGCCGGGGGATCCTCCTGGCAGTGAACTGGTTCCTGGAGCGGGGCCACACAGACATCACCGTGTTCGTACCATCCTGGAGGAAGGAGCAGCCTCGGGCAGATGTGCCCATCACTG ACCAGCACATCCTGCGGGACCTGGAGAAGAAGAAGATCCTGGTGTTCACGCCGTCGCGGCGGGTGGGCGGCAAGCGGGTGGTCTGTTACGACGACCGCTTCATCGTGAAGCTGGCCTTCGAGTCAGACGGCATCGTGGTCTCCAACGACACGTACCGGGACCTGCAGGGCGAGCGGCAGGAGTGGAAGCGCTTCATCGAGGAGCGGCTGCTCATGTACTCCTTCGTCAATGACAA GTTCATGCCCCCCGATGACCCCTTGGGCCGTCACGGGCCGAGCCTGGACAACTTCCTGCGTAAGAAGCCACTCACGGCGGAGCACAGGAAGCAGCCGTGTCCCTATG GGAGGAAATGCACCTACGGGATCAAGTGCCGATTCTTCCACCCCGAGCGACCAAGCCGGCCCCAGCGCTCCGTGGCTGACGAGCTCCGCGCCAACGCCCTGCTGCCACCCTCCAGGGCCACGAGCAAGGACAAAAGTGGCCGGCGGCCTTCACCCTCCTCTCAGCCCGGCTCTCTGCCAACAGAGCAGGAGCAGTGCAGCCCGGACGGGAAGAAGCTGGGGGCCCAGGCCTCCCCCGGAGCCCCCCGGGAGGGCCTGATGCAGACCTTCACCCCGACAGGCAGGAGCCTCCCACCTGGTGGGAGCGGCAGCGGCAGCTTTGGGCCCTCGGACTGGTTCTCGCAGACCCCGGACTCGCTCCCCTACACCTCCCAGGACTGCCTGGACTCGGGCATCGGCTCCCTGGAGAGCCAGATGTCAGAACTCTGGGGAGTTCGAGGAGGGGGCCCTGGCGAGCCGGGCCCGCCTCGGGGCCCTTATGCCGGCTACCGCACCTATGGGGCAGAGCTCCCCGCCACCCCGGCCTTCTCGGCCTTCAGCCGGGCCCTGGGTGCCGGCCACTTCAGCGTCCCCGCTGACTACGCGCCCCCGCCGGCCGCCTTTCCACCTCGGGAATACTGGTCTGAGCCATACcagctgcccccacccaccccaggcctGCAGGAGCCCCGGGCGCCGGGCCCAGGGGCTGATAGGGGCCCCTGGGGCGGGGCAGGCAGGCTGGCGAAGGAGCGAGCCAGCGTGTACACTAAGCTGTGTGGAGTCTTCCCCCCACACCTGGTGGAGGCCGTGATGGCGCGCTTCCCGCAGCTCCTGGACCCCCAGCAGCTGGCTGCCGAGATCCTCTCCTACAAGTCCCAGCACCTCAGTGAATAA